A DNA window from uncultured Methanoregula sp. contains the following coding sequences:
- a CDS encoding 4Fe-4S binding protein codes for MSLAIGCRARPGKSRDNKTGSWRVFKPIFDHEKCSKCGMCRTLCPEGCVHEDDGGFFDPDYAYCKGCGICAAECPKDAITMKQEEK; via the coding sequence ATGTCACTTGCCATCGGATGCCGGGCACGGCCGGGAAAATCCCGGGACAACAAGACCGGTTCGTGGCGGGTCTTCAAACCGATATTCGACCATGAGAAGTGCTCGAAGTGCGGGATGTGCAGGACTCTGTGTCCCGAGGGATGCGTCCACGAGGATGACGGAGGATTCTTCGACCCCGACTATGCCTACTGCAAGGGCTGCGGGATCTGCGCTGCCGAATGTCCCAAGGATGCAATCACCATGAAACAGGAGGAGAAGTAG